Proteins encoded in a region of the Photobacterium angustum genome:
- a CDS encoding PilZ domain-containing protein: MQLDDYKALIEQLLPAYGSEDFHQVFDSLTSNESGPIKLRIKMEINRLMTPCKKIIDLRGRVKGQCRSYTFNGQTHWLDDVAINILHRRSKVFNNQYCVGLYEALVNTQNNFRELHQQGERATSTEKKATTELFTANLIRFGHYLHREENRLQISTPVTISIPFNQQIWGMTTDLSSSGAKFKVPSAFSYRLGQTIDAYFPQLAEIHNEPLLEQPHRYRVLGIDDNPEDASFKWLRLIALSENEALKKLIVTSQNKGILRHRNNHEDKIIQARTQGYEHCFLKHTVGLPLFFSDTELKYALLTDHNRYLWQYWHDERNQPVINQLLSEQRIASLGHKGLKQSSTLIYCFHHDHQGQRYFYSAALPEMDQEQRRIFWQLGSHRDSWRVMRLTVYPLRQQELEKLNDVAPEMIEKFQNLTHVGVLQDITHKNTQSDYRLTQKSTLSSQAISPFRHPKNPVCLAEAIHFDPKPQRSESRFSYKTTISLYQQGQLISHGHSIDFSSRGLNINLDTPFRCKKDDPVTIKFEQLQRLAKLDILGRMPYQVIRTSPDGKNIQLTIRDNQESRVGEKFLRKLIKNNEERFALCEEQLPSPAMLLAMHQMLLTRLNSIPYFAEKIDHKIKVKAVGSNFPLSPLADIFYQLGEQKHFELGLLFKRRVKEMLAYPMRPIENIREPYVHELYIAFEQIDGKIKQIAVKASYEFESIEERIRFISFARKSGSFIAIRVTALPVFNPLTALIGEKLSELARLTLHRARALEAEFISLIGCGEIFDITDEVLVRLEIS, encoded by the coding sequence ATGCAGTTGGACGATTACAAAGCACTCATAGAGCAACTACTACCTGCTTATGGAAGTGAAGATTTCCACCAAGTTTTTGATAGTTTAACCAGTAATGAATCAGGGCCGATCAAACTCCGTATCAAAATGGAAATTAATCGGTTAATGACCCCGTGCAAAAAAATCATTGATTTACGTGGCCGCGTAAAAGGTCAGTGCCGCTCTTATACTTTTAATGGTCAAACCCATTGGCTTGATGATGTTGCTATTAATATTCTTCACCGCCGTAGTAAGGTCTTTAATAATCAATATTGCGTTGGTCTCTATGAGGCCTTGGTGAATACGCAGAATAATTTTAGAGAATTACATCAACAAGGTGAGCGTGCAACATCGACGGAGAAAAAAGCAACCACCGAGTTATTTACTGCTAATTTGATCCGTTTTGGTCATTATCTCCATCGAGAAGAAAACCGATTACAAATTAGCACCCCCGTGACTATCAGCATTCCTTTTAATCAACAGATCTGGGGAATGACGACGGATCTTTCGTCATCTGGAGCGAAGTTTAAAGTCCCCTCAGCCTTTAGCTATCGACTAGGGCAAACTATTGATGCTTACTTCCCACAATTGGCAGAAATACACAATGAGCCTCTTTTAGAGCAACCTCATCGCTACCGTGTATTAGGTATTGATGATAACCCTGAAGACGCTAGCTTTAAATGGCTTCGTCTCATTGCGCTAAGTGAAAATGAAGCGTTAAAAAAACTGATCGTCACGAGTCAAAATAAAGGCATACTCCGCCATCGAAATAATCATGAAGATAAAATTATTCAGGCGCGTACCCAAGGTTATGAACATTGCTTTCTTAAACATACCGTCGGGCTACCTCTCTTTTTCTCTGATACTGAGCTTAAATACGCTTTACTGACCGATCACAACCGTTATTTATGGCAATACTGGCATGATGAACGTAATCAGCCCGTGATCAATCAATTATTATCAGAACAGCGCATTGCTTCACTAGGACATAAAGGACTAAAGCAATCTAGCACCTTAATTTATTGCTTCCATCACGATCATCAAGGCCAACGCTATTTTTATTCTGCCGCCTTACCTGAAATGGACCAAGAGCAGCGCCGTATTTTTTGGCAATTAGGTTCGCACCGCGATAGCTGGCGAGTGATGCGGTTGACGGTTTACCCTTTACGTCAACAAGAGCTTGAAAAGCTCAATGATGTTGCTCCCGAAATGATTGAGAAATTTCAAAATCTCACCCATGTAGGGGTTCTGCAAGATATCACCCATAAAAATACCCAATCAGATTATCGTTTAACGCAGAAATCAACATTATCGAGCCAAGCGATCAGTCCTTTTAGGCATCCGAAAAATCCGGTTTGTTTAGCTGAAGCGATCCATTTTGATCCAAAACCTCAACGCAGTGAATCACGTTTTAGCTATAAAACAACGATCTCGTTATATCAACAAGGGCAATTAATTAGCCATGGTCATTCGATCGACTTTTCGAGCCGTGGACTCAATATTAATCTTGATACGCCATTTCGCTGTAAAAAAGATGATCCCGTTACGATTAAATTTGAGCAACTACAGCGCTTAGCTAAGCTCGATATCTTAGGCCGAATGCCCTATCAAGTGATTCGTACGAGCCCTGACGGAAAAAATATCCAACTTACGATACGAGATAATCAAGAATCACGCGTAGGTGAAAAGTTTTTACGTAAACTAATTAAAAACAATGAAGAAAGGTTTGCCCTTTGTGAGGAACAACTTCCCTCTCCTGCTATGTTACTTGCTATGCACCAAATGCTATTAACGCGTTTAAATAGCATTCCTTATTTTGCCGAAAAGATAGATCACAAAATAAAAGTCAAAGCTGTTGGATCAAACTTTCCATTGTCGCCACTCGCTGATATTTTTTATCAACTGGGTGAGCAAAAACATTTTGAACTTGGCTTACTGTTTAAGCGTCGAGTAAAAGAAATGTTAGCGTATCCAATGCGTCCTATCGAGAATATACGTGAGCCTTATGTTCATGAACTCTACATCGCTTTTGAGCAAATTGATGGCAAGATAAAACAGATAGCAGTCAAAGCCAGCTATGAGTTTGAGAGCATCGAAGAGCGTATTCGCTTTATCTCATTTGCACGTAAAAGCGGTAGCTTTATCGCTATTCGTGTCACAGCTTTACCTGTTTTTAATCCTTTGACGGCGTTAATTGGTGAAAAGCTCAGTGAATTAGCCCGTTTAACTCTCCATCGAGCACGAGCGTTAGAAGCAGAATTTATTTCTTTGATCGGTTGTGGCGAAATATTTGATATAACAGATGAAGTGTTAGTTCGATTAGAGATCAGCTAA
- a CDS encoding M23 family metallopeptidase translates to MMFNLKSLTTKLRNSNKKTLLANSFRYLALFLLCGALTYSTHAMFELYVSAQNSHQQVSKLQNQALELSASLSEETALNKTLNETIEQKKQALKILNQRIDDMENVLGLREKNKDLDLQKRVNTAAINSAVKATLFQLIPNGEPTPNVQLTSGFGARVHPITKQRKRHDGLDFAAKRGTPIYAPADAVIEKVNSSQHGYGNQLILNHAMGFVSTYSHMSKFNVKAGQFVNKGELIGWTGNSGLSTGPHLHYEIHFLGKPLNPRPFVDWDIKNFDTIFKKEPNVQWTSLLNTVGSMVEMQVQLASKNHEATFETVNQAKSNPKQANTP, encoded by the coding sequence ATGATGTTTAATTTAAAATCGCTTACAACAAAACTACGTAACAGTAATAAAAAAACATTACTGGCTAATAGTTTTCGTTATTTAGCCCTATTTCTACTTTGTGGCGCGCTTACTTACAGTACACATGCCATGTTTGAGCTTTATGTCTCAGCCCAAAACTCCCACCAGCAAGTTTCTAAACTACAAAACCAAGCCTTAGAGCTTAGCGCATCATTATCTGAAGAAACCGCATTAAATAAAACGTTAAACGAGACAATAGAACAAAAAAAACAAGCTTTAAAAATACTAAATCAGCGTATTGATGACATGGAAAATGTGCTGGGATTACGTGAAAAAAATAAAGATCTTGATCTTCAAAAACGCGTTAATACCGCAGCGATTAATTCGGCGGTAAAAGCCACGCTGTTTCAACTTATTCCTAATGGTGAGCCCACCCCGAATGTACAATTAACATCAGGATTTGGTGCTCGTGTGCATCCTATTACTAAACAACGAAAAAGGCATGATGGCTTAGACTTTGCGGCCAAAAGAGGTACGCCTATTTATGCCCCTGCTGATGCGGTAATAGAAAAAGTGAATAGTAGCCAACATGGTTATGGTAATCAGCTGATCTTAAATCACGCCATGGGATTTGTATCGACTTACTCCCACATGAGTAAATTTAATGTCAAAGCAGGACAATTTGTTAATAAGGGTGAATTAATTGGCTGGACTGGAAATTCAGGTCTTTCAACAGGCCCCCATCTCCATTATGAGATCCACTTTTTAGGTAAACCGTTAAATCCACGTCCCTTCGTCGATTGGGATATTAAAAACTTCGACACTATCTTTAAAAAAGAACCCAATGTGCAATGGACATCCTTACTCAACACGGTTGGGAGTATGGTTGAAATGCAGGTACAGCTTGCTTCTAAAAATCATGAAGCAACATTTGAAACCGTTAATCAGGCTAAATCAAATCCCAAACAAGCCAACACACCTTAA
- a CDS encoding phosphopentomutase — MKRSIILVLDSFGIGASADADKFGDVGANTLGHIAQACARGEANNGDRNGPLHLPNLTKLGLAKACEESCGNFPEGMDPNSEITGAYGHAQELSSGKDTPSGHWEIAGVPVLFEWGYFSDKANSFPKELTDRILARAGLEDFLGNCHASGTQVLDDLGEEHMKTGMPIFYTSADSVFQIACHEETFGLERLLELCQIAREELEDYNIGRVIARPFIGAGKGQFERTGNRRDLSLEPPAATILQKLVDEKQGEVVSIGKISDIYAGCGISSKVKATGIPALFDATLEQIKQAGDNTIVFTNFVDFDSAYGHRRNVAGYAAALEYFDRRLPEILALLQDDDVLIITADHGCDPTWPGTDHTREHIPVLVSGPKIKPGSLGLRESFADIGQSLAEYFGTTDMEYGKSFL, encoded by the coding sequence ATGAAACGTTCAATTATTTTAGTGCTAGATTCTTTTGGTATTGGTGCCTCTGCAGACGCTGATAAATTTGGTGATGTAGGTGCAAATACCTTAGGTCATATAGCACAAGCGTGTGCGCGTGGCGAAGCTAATAACGGCGATCGCAACGGCCCATTACACTTACCTAATTTAACCAAACTCGGGCTAGCGAAAGCGTGTGAAGAATCATGCGGTAACTTCCCTGAAGGCATGGATCCAAACTCAGAGATCACTGGTGCTTATGGTCATGCGCAAGAGCTTTCTTCAGGTAAGGACACGCCGTCTGGTCACTGGGAAATTGCGGGTGTACCTGTATTGTTTGAATGGGGCTACTTTAGCGATAAAGCAAACAGTTTTCCTAAAGAACTGACCGATCGCATTCTTGCTCGTGCGGGCTTAGAAGATTTCTTAGGTAACTGTCATGCATCAGGTACACAAGTGCTTGATGATTTAGGTGAAGAGCACATGAAGACGGGCATGCCTATCTTCTATACGTCTGCCGACTCAGTATTTCAGATTGCTTGCCATGAAGAAACATTCGGTTTAGAGCGTTTATTAGAGCTTTGCCAAATTGCGCGTGAAGAGCTGGAAGACTACAACATTGGCCGTGTTATTGCGCGTCCATTCATCGGTGCGGGTAAAGGTCAATTTGAGCGAACGGGTAACCGCCGTGACTTGTCGCTTGAGCCGCCAGCAGCAACCATTTTGCAAAAGCTTGTTGATGAAAAACAAGGCGAAGTAGTATCGATTGGTAAAATTTCCGATATCTATGCTGGCTGTGGTATTTCAAGCAAAGTAAAAGCGACAGGTATTCCTGCTTTATTTGATGCGACACTAGAACAAATAAAACAAGCGGGTGACAACACTATTGTATTTACCAACTTTGTTGATTTTGATTCAGCTTACGGGCACCGCCGTAATGTTGCGGGTTATGCAGCAGCGCTTGAGTACTTCGATCGTCGTCTTCCTGAAATTTTAGCGTTACTTCAAGATGACGATGTACTGATCATCACCGCCGATCACGGTTGTGATCCAACATGGCCAGGTACTGATCATACACGTGAGCATATTCCTGTACTTGTTTCAGGACCAAAGATTAAGCCGGGCTCACTAGGTTTACGTGAAAGTTTTGCTGATATTGGTCAGAGCCTAGCAGAGTACTTCGGCACAACGGATATGGAATACGGTAAGTCGTTTCTATAA
- the deoD gene encoding purine-nucleoside phosphorylase, translated as MATPHINAEMGDFADVVLMPGDPLRAKYIAETFLDDATEVCNVRSMLGFTGTYKGRKISVMGHGMGIPSCSIYATELIKDFGVKKIIRVGSCGAVRDDVKLRDVVIGMGASTDSKVNRIRFGGHDFAAIADFGMVQNAVDAAKAKGIPVKVGNIFSADLFYNPDFEFFKTMDKYGIVGVEMEAAGIYGVAAEFGAKALTICTVSDHILRGEATTSEERQLTFNEMIEIALDSVILGDAEA; from the coding sequence ATGGCTACTCCACATATTAATGCTGAAATGGGTGACTTTGCAGATGTAGTTTTAATGCCGGGCGATCCGCTTCGTGCTAAATACATCGCTGAAACTTTCCTAGATGATGCAACAGAAGTATGTAATGTACGTAGTATGTTAGGCTTCACGGGCACATACAAAGGTCGTAAGATCTCTGTTATGGGTCACGGTATGGGTATTCCGTCATGTTCTATCTACGCAACAGAATTAATTAAAGATTTTGGTGTGAAGAAGATCATTCGTGTGGGTAGTTGTGGTGCTGTACGTGATGACGTTAAGCTACGTGATGTTGTTATCGGTATGGGCGCATCAACAGATTCAAAAGTAAACCGCATTCGTTTTGGTGGTCATGACTTTGCAGCGATTGCTGATTTCGGCATGGTACAAAATGCGGTAGATGCAGCAAAAGCAAAAGGTATTCCTGTTAAAGTGGGTAATATCTTCTCTGCTGATCTATTCTACAATCCTGATTTTGAATTCTTCAAAACAATGGATAAGTACGGCATCGTTGGTGTTGAAATGGAAGCGGCTGGTATCTATGGTGTTGCAGCTGAGTTTGGTGCTAAAGCACTAACTATCTGTACTGTTTCTGATCACATCCTACGTGGCGAAGCAACAACATCTGAAGAGCGTCAATTGACATTCAATGAGATGATCGAAATTGCGTTAGATTCTGTGATCCTAGGTGATGCAGAAGCATAA
- the serB gene encoding phosphoserine phosphatase: MDIEYVLKIKKHPTLYKRFPQLLTVTNGDKRQAQWLFYGKNISHYDVELLNSAVHGELQLLAGWKVGSYDVFTIANDLTEQAEQTLAELQLDYFQLSDLPELAEPGLVVFDMDSTAIQIECIDEIAKLAGVGEQVAEVTERAMQGELDFEQSLRQRVGTLAGADEAILAQVKENLPFMPEMREVVATLHAYGWKVAIASGGFTYFSDYLQQELDLVGAFSNQLEIIDGKLTGNVLGDVVDAQAKANILQGLAERYDIEPHNTVAVGDGANDLVMMKAAGLGIAYHAKPKVEQQAPAVIRHADLGGILCILSASLVPQRLSW; encoded by the coding sequence ATGGATATTGAGTACGTGCTGAAAATAAAAAAACACCCCACGCTGTATAAACGTTTCCCACAATTATTAACAGTAACCAATGGTGATAAACGCCAAGCACAATGGTTATTTTATGGGAAAAATATTAGCCATTATGATGTTGAATTATTAAATAGTGCGGTACACGGTGAGCTTCAATTGCTGGCTGGCTGGAAAGTGGGATCTTATGATGTTTTCACGATCGCGAATGATCTTACTGAGCAAGCAGAGCAAACACTGGCTGAATTACAATTAGATTACTTCCAACTTTCCGATCTTCCTGAGTTAGCGGAGCCTGGCTTAGTTGTTTTCGATATGGACTCTACCGCGATTCAAATTGAATGTATTGATGAAATCGCTAAGTTAGCCGGCGTCGGAGAGCAAGTCGCTGAAGTAACAGAGCGCGCGATGCAAGGTGAACTCGATTTTGAACAGAGCTTACGCCAACGTGTAGGTACACTCGCAGGTGCCGATGAAGCGATCTTGGCTCAAGTAAAAGAAAATTTACCTTTTATGCCTGAGATGCGTGAAGTGGTGGCAACATTGCATGCCTACGGCTGGAAAGTCGCAATTGCATCTGGCGGCTTTACTTATTTCTCTGATTATTTACAGCAAGAGTTAGATTTAGTAGGGGCGTTCTCGAATCAATTAGAAATCATTGATGGCAAATTAACTGGGAATGTTCTTGGTGATGTGGTGGATGCGCAAGCAAAAGCGAATATCCTGCAAGGTCTTGCTGAGCGATATGATATCGAACCACACAATACGGTCGCAGTGGGTGATGGAGCAAATGATCTGGTGATGATGAAAGCGGCAGGTTTAGGGATTGCTTATCATGCGAAACCGAAAGTTGAACAACAAGCACCAGCAGTGATCCGCCATGCTGATCTTGGTGGTATTTTATGTATCTTATCAGCATCGCTCGTACCACAACGACTAAGCTGGTAA
- a CDS encoding YtjB family periplasmic protein, with amino-acid sequence MIKWKKKRWQHLGRLSVLLLCSLALIGMLEYGALLTQRNYQMLSEQTQTLSRMLVRQAAENAASDITDNNQDKLQKLVNNLSNEPLILDATIYNIEGVTLAKTDNSMPLTQLTGLSTPLAMASIGRQQIVEPIFANKHVIGFVRITLEHNKLLAHAKDQIHYMTRIIRGLTLASLMIGLLLAFTFGRRKDIWHFPFFLTANAKD; translated from the coding sequence ATGATAAAGTGGAAAAAGAAACGCTGGCAACATCTAGGACGGCTTTCTGTTCTCCTATTATGTAGTTTGGCATTAATTGGAATGCTGGAATACGGCGCGCTCTTAACCCAGCGTAATTACCAAATGCTAAGTGAGCAAACTCAAACATTATCACGCATGTTAGTACGACAAGCGGCAGAAAATGCAGCCAGTGATATTACGGATAATAACCAAGATAAACTGCAAAAATTGGTGAATAACTTATCCAATGAGCCTTTAATTTTAGACGCTACTATCTACAATATTGAAGGTGTGACCTTGGCGAAAACCGATAACTCAATGCCATTGACACAACTAACGGGGCTATCAACACCGCTTGCGATGGCCAGCATTGGTCGCCAGCAAATTGTTGAGCCTATTTTTGCTAATAAGCATGTGATTGGTTTTGTTCGTATTACGCTTGAGCACAATAAGTTGTTAGCTCATGCCAAAGACCAAATTCATTATATGACCCGTATTATTCGAGGCTTAACATTGGCTTCATTAATGATTGGATTGTTGCTTGCTTTTACCTTCGGTCGCAGAAAAGACATCTGGCACTTTCCGTTTTTTCTTACCGCAAACGCGAAAGATTAA
- the radA gene encoding DNA repair protein RadA: MAKAAKRAYVCSDCGMDFARWQGQCSGCKSWNTITEFTIPNTKSGLTSSSARSSIGGYAGVVGGGSKKLNEVETVEAEKMLTGIGELDRVLCGGLTTGSVNIISGDPGAGKTTLLSDLVSRMSQLMPSLYCTAEESLSQFKNRVNRLKLNCNEDNLYLMAETSVEAIIAELEVKQIKFAVIDSIQAVSTELANGSPGSPSQVKAAAQALTQYCKQNNVTMFLIAHVNKNNEIAGPQTLVHIVDSLLHIDTNDGQVRTLRANKNRFGDVDTVGIFRMTERGMLSVDNPSEIFLSGSTTESSGSAITCIRKGNRNLLLEIQCLTTETEGEFPQRVCVGLNMNRIKMLTGILRKHAKTKIYHDTFFNIVGGLKIDESETCIDLALVAALLSSLNEFVVPRTTCIMGELSLNGDVRPIDSGVPRVKEAAQHGFTEIFIPFRNYHKSMEGLGAKITPVKTIHELLDLIN; the protein is encoded by the coding sequence ATGGCAAAAGCAGCAAAACGAGCATATGTTTGTAGTGATTGTGGGATGGACTTTGCTCGTTGGCAAGGTCAGTGCTCTGGATGTAAATCGTGGAATACGATCACTGAATTTACGATCCCTAACACCAAGTCTGGATTAACCAGTAGCTCGGCACGTTCAAGTATTGGCGGCTATGCGGGTGTTGTGGGGGGCGGTTCGAAAAAGCTTAATGAAGTTGAAACCGTTGAAGCTGAAAAAATGCTAACAGGCATTGGCGAGCTTGATCGAGTGTTATGTGGTGGTTTAACGACGGGATCAGTAAATATTATTTCTGGTGATCCAGGGGCAGGTAAAACAACGCTATTGTCAGATCTGGTTTCTCGGATGTCACAGCTGATGCCATCACTTTACTGTACTGCTGAAGAATCACTGTCGCAGTTTAAGAACCGTGTAAATCGCCTCAAGCTAAATTGCAATGAAGATAATTTATATCTGATGGCGGAAACCAGTGTTGAAGCAATCATCGCAGAGCTTGAAGTCAAACAAATCAAGTTTGCGGTGATTGACTCCATTCAGGCAGTATCAACAGAGTTGGCGAATGGTAGCCCGGGTTCACCTTCGCAAGTAAAGGCGGCAGCGCAAGCATTAACTCAGTACTGCAAACAAAATAATGTGACGATGTTTTTGATCGCGCATGTGAATAAAAACAATGAAATTGCCGGTCCTCAGACGCTTGTTCACATTGTCGATTCTCTGCTGCACATTGATACCAATGATGGGCAGGTACGTACATTACGTGCCAATAAAAACCGTTTTGGTGATGTTGATACGGTAGGTATTTTCCGTATGACAGAGCGCGGTATGCTCAGTGTTGATAACCCAAGTGAGATCTTTTTATCTGGCTCAACAACAGAATCGTCAGGCTCTGCTATTACCTGTATTCGAAAAGGTAATCGTAATCTATTGTTAGAGATCCAGTGTTTAACCACTGAAACTGAAGGTGAGTTTCCACAGCGTGTTTGTGTTGGTTTGAATATGAACCGGATTAAGATGCTAACGGGGATCTTACGTAAACATGCGAAGACCAAGATTTACCACGATACTTTTTTCAATATTGTTGGCGGCTTGAAAATTGACGAGTCAGAAACCTGTATTGATTTGGCGCTGGTGGCGGCGTTGTTAAGTAGCCTTAACGAATTTGTGGTGCCGCGTACTACGTGCATTATGGGTGAGCTCAGTCTTAACGGTGATGTGCGCCCAATTGATAGTGGTGTACCTCGAGTAAAAGAAGCAGCGCAGCATGGTTTTACTGAAATTTTTATCCCTTTTCGTAACTACCATAAATCAATGGAAGGCTTAGGGGCGAAGATCACGCCAGTCAAAACTATCCATGAACTGTTAGATCTGATCAATTAA
- the ettA gene encoding energy-dependent translational throttle protein EttA codes for MADYVYTMSRVGKIVPPKRQILKDISLSFFPGAKIGVLGLNGAGKSTLLRIMAGIDTDIEGEARPQAGLKIGYLPQEPILDESKTVREIVEESVSDVKEALIRLDQVYAAYAEPDADFDALAKEQGELEALIETKDGHNLGMQLERAADALRLPDWDAVIKNLSGGERRRVAICRLLLDKPDMLLLDEPTNHLDAESVAWLEHFLVDYNGTVVAITHDRYFLDNAAGWILELDRGEGIPWQGNYTSWLEQKDARLKQEASQERALQKTIEKELEWVRQNPKGRQAKSKARMARFEELSTNEHQKRNETNELFIPPGERLGDKVIEVKNLTKSFGDRVLIDDLSFSMPKGAIVGIIGANGAGKSTLFKMLSGTEQPDSGTIELGETVKLASVDQFRDSMNDNNTVYQEISEGADIIKINNFEIPARAYVSRFNFKGSDHQKRIGDLSGGERNRVHLAKLLKAGGNVLLLDEPTNDLDVETLRALEEALLEFPGCAMVISHDRWFLDRVATHILDYRDEGQVSFFEGNFTEYTDWLKKTLGADAAEPHRIKYKRIAK; via the coding sequence ATGGCTGATTACGTCTATACCATGTCGCGAGTGGGAAAAATCGTCCCACCTAAGCGTCAAATTTTAAAAGATATTTCACTAAGCTTTTTCCCTGGCGCTAAGATCGGTGTCCTAGGTTTAAACGGTGCCGGTAAATCAACACTACTACGCATCATGGCGGGTATCGATACCGATATCGAAGGTGAAGCACGCCCTCAAGCTGGTCTAAAAATCGGTTACCTACCTCAGGAACCAATTTTAGATGAAAGCAAAACGGTACGTGAAATCGTAGAAGAATCAGTGTCAGATGTAAAAGAAGCACTGATCCGCTTAGATCAAGTATACGCAGCTTACGCAGAGCCTGATGCAGATTTTGATGCACTTGCAAAAGAGCAAGGTGAACTTGAAGCACTGATCGAAACTAAAGATGGTCACAACCTTGGTATGCAACTTGAGCGTGCAGCAGATGCCCTACGCCTACCTGATTGGGATGCTGTGATTAAGAACCTATCGGGTGGTGAGCGTCGCCGTGTAGCAATTTGTCGTCTACTGCTTGATAAGCCTGACATGCTACTACTTGACGAACCTACCAACCACTTAGATGCAGAATCAGTGGCATGGCTTGAGCACTTCTTGGTTGATTACAACGGTACTGTTGTGGCTATTACGCACGACCGTTACTTCCTTGATAATGCAGCAGGTTGGATTTTAGAGCTTGACCGTGGTGAAGGTATTCCATGGCAAGGTAACTACACCTCTTGGCTTGAGCAAAAAGACGCACGTCTAAAGCAAGAAGCTTCTCAAGAGCGTGCGCTACAAAAAACCATCGAGAAAGAGCTAGAGTGGGTTCGTCAAAACCCTAAAGGTCGCCAAGCGAAATCGAAAGCACGTATGGCGCGCTTTGAAGAGCTAAGCACTAATGAACACCAAAAGCGTAATGAAACTAACGAGCTATTCATTCCGCCAGGTGAGCGCCTAGGTGATAAAGTTATCGAAGTGAAAAACCTGACTAAATCGTTCGGTGATCGCGTATTAATTGATGACTTATCATTCAGCATGCCTAAAGGTGCTATCGTCGGTATCATCGGTGCTAACGGTGCAGGTAAATCAACGCTATTTAAGATGCTAAGTGGTACAGAACAACCTGATTCAGGCACTATTGAGTTGGGTGAAACGGTTAAATTGGCATCGGTTGATCAGTTCCGCGATAGCATGAACGACAACAACACGGTTTACCAAGAAATTTCTGAAGGCGCTGATATCATCAAGATCAACAACTTCGAAATTCCTGCGCGTGCTTATGTGTCTCGCTTTAACTTCAAAGGCAGTGATCATCAGAAACGCATTGGCGATCTATCTGGTGGTGAGCGTAACCGTGTTCACCTTGCGAAATTACTTAAAGCGGGCGGTAACGTATTACTACTCGATGAGCCAACCAACGACCTTGACGTTGAAACGCTACGTGCACTTGAAGAAGCGCTACTTGAGTTCCCTGGCTGTGCAATGGTGATCTCGCACGACCGTTGGTTCCTTGACCGTGTAGCAACCCATATTCTTGACTACCGTGATGAAGGTCAGGTTAGCTTCTTTGAAGGTAACTTTACTGAATACACCGATTGGTTGAAGAAAACGCTAGGCGCTGATGCGGCGGAACCACACCGTATTAAGTACAAGCGTATTGCTAAGTAA